The following proteins are encoded in a genomic region of Mycobacterium kiyosense:
- the fabK gene encoding 2-nitropropane dioxygenase, with protein sequence MSRMWRRFQDLVGVEYPVMQDGMGPSPTTHLAAAVSAAGGLGTVSCPSIVNTSEEFLRQGFRGAIEYVAASTDRPFAVNVPVGRTPDGELLLVSRTCIDEAISVKRDGGKAGEQLRAIVTSAGFAGEFGSAIRESGLVHMAKVGSLRHALKAAEYGANVIIASGYEMGGHTHAKGVHTMVLAPQVIGALDIPVVVSGGICDGRGLAAVLAMGGAAAAMGTRFIATQEHQWHQAYKQRIVDAKEWEDVVYGGIYAPIRGLRNDAIAALDKAREALSPEEFQAWEEEQIRVAQRDGDVERGLLVAGQVSAAIHDIPTVAELVTRIVNQARELLSASATVLKEPACP encoded by the coding sequence GTGAGCCGAATGTGGCGTCGATTTCAGGATCTCGTCGGTGTCGAGTACCCGGTCATGCAGGACGGCATGGGCCCGTCGCCGACGACGCACCTGGCCGCTGCGGTATCGGCGGCCGGCGGCCTGGGGACGGTGAGCTGTCCGAGCATCGTCAATACCTCAGAGGAATTCCTACGCCAGGGCTTTCGCGGTGCGATCGAATACGTGGCAGCAAGCACCGACCGACCGTTCGCGGTCAACGTGCCGGTCGGTCGCACCCCCGACGGTGAGCTGTTGCTGGTGAGCCGGACGTGCATCGATGAGGCGATATCGGTCAAGCGGGACGGCGGCAAGGCGGGCGAGCAACTGCGCGCGATCGTGACATCGGCGGGCTTCGCCGGCGAGTTCGGTTCCGCCATCCGCGAATCCGGCCTTGTGCACATGGCCAAGGTGGGTTCGCTGCGCCACGCGCTGAAGGCCGCGGAGTACGGCGCGAACGTCATCATCGCCTCCGGCTACGAGATGGGCGGCCACACTCACGCCAAGGGTGTCCACACAATGGTGTTGGCGCCCCAGGTGATTGGCGCGCTCGATATCCCGGTGGTGGTCTCCGGCGGCATCTGCGACGGACGGGGACTGGCTGCGGTGCTGGCGATGGGCGGGGCCGCGGCGGCGATGGGCACCCGCTTCATCGCCACCCAGGAGCATCAATGGCATCAGGCCTACAAGCAGCGCATCGTCGACGCCAAGGAGTGGGAGGACGTCGTCTACGGCGGCATCTACGCCCCGATACGGGGCCTGCGCAACGACGCGATCGCCGCACTGGACAAGGCGCGAGAAGCATTGTCGCCCGAGGAGTTCCAGGCCTGGGAAGAGGAACAGATCCGGGTCGCCCAGCGCGACGGTGACGTCGAGCGCGGCCTGCTGGTCGCCGGGCAGGTGTCCGCGGCGATCCACGACATTCCCACCGTCGCCGAGTTGGTCACCCGCATCGTCAACCAGGCGCGCGAGCTGCTGTCGGCTTCGGCCACGGTGCTGAAAGAGCCGGCGTGTCCGTAA
- a CDS encoding hypothetical protein (frameshifted, insertion at around 4579873), with protein MLVRFDSANRDEEKFPNADQLQFDPPRGGNAGFGLGIHRCVGMHLARVEIAIAFEELLARITNLRFDGDPADLKWAPGIANCPDRVPLTFEKGLSLKLLTSLTRRST; from the coding sequence GTGTTGGTGCGCTTCGACTCGGCCAACCGCGATGAGGAGAAGTTTCCCAACGCCGACCAGCTGCAGTTCGATCCGCCACGCGGCGGCAACGCGGGCTTCGGTCTCGGCATACATCGCTGCGTCGGCATGCATCTGGCAAGGGTCGAGATCGCCATCGCGTTCGAAGAACTGCTGGCCCGCATCACGAATTTGAGATTCGACGGCGACCCGGCCGACCTCAAGTGGGCGCCCGGCATCGCGAACTGCCCGGACCGGGTTCCACTGACTTTCGAAAAAGGTCTGAGCCTCAAGCTGTTAACGTCCCTCACTAGGAGGTCCACATGA
- a CDS encoding hypothetical protein (frameshifted, insertion at around 4580560,4579872, deletion at around 4580520) — protein sequence MTSSAVERDLAALLTTFDLFNAEHEEWKYDAFSYAREHCPVVRTETELTGPMWMVTRYADVRKVLEDPETFSSQGGSPAPTPIGLGPLDSDPPLHTTFRKLLNPYLSRKYSLTFEDEMRSIARELVDNFVDKGKVELLGEFAGPFVSRVLASVVFKETDMAKMERAKQVVFAVTEDGTEQDFMNLGILAAEYLAAATENPPEEDGILKSLVSGTVDGKPLEPQQALGAICVLFLGGLDTTRSAIGTIAMHMALQPELEARVRDPRWVRNDMDEFIRHTSPVATFGRTVTRDTEVGGCPMRKGGSGVGALRLGQPR from the coding sequence ATGACTTCTTCCGCAGTTGAACGCGACCTTGCCGCCCTGCTCACCACGTTCGACTTGTTCAACGCCGAACACGAGGAGTGGAAGTACGACGCCTTCTCCTACGCCCGCGAGCATTGTCCGGTGGTACGCACCGAAACCGAACTGACCGGCCCGATGTGGATGGTGACCCGTTACGCCGACGTTCGCAAAGTTCTCGAGGATCCCGAAACCTTCTCCTCGCAGGGAGGTTCACCCGCCCCGACCCCGATCGGCCTGGGCCCGCTTGACTCGGATCCGCCGCTGCACACTACTTTTCGCAAATTGCTCAACCCGTACCTGTCGCGCAAGTATTCGCTGACGTTCGAGGACGAAATGCGCAGCATCGCCCGCGAGCTCGTCGACAATTTCGTCGACAAGGGGAAGGTCGAGCTGCTCGGTGAGTTCGCCGGCCCGTTCGTGTCCCGGGTGCTGGCGTCTGTGGTCTTCAAGGAGACCGACATGGCCAAGATGGAACGGGCCAAGCAGGTCGTCTTCGCCGTGACCGAGGACGGCACCGAACAGGACTTCATGAACCTCGGAATCCTGGCCGCCGAGTACCTGGCCGCGGCAACCGAGAATCCGCCGGAGGAAGACGGCATCCTGAAGTCTTTGGTCTCCGGGACGGTCGACGGGAAACCGCTCGAGCCGCAGCAAGCGCTCGGCGCCATCTGCGTGCTGTTCCTGGGCGGACTGGACACCACTCGTTCGGCGATCGGCACCATTGCCATGCATATGGCGCTGCAGCCCGAACTCGAAGCCCGCGTGCGGGATCCGCGGTGGGTGCGCAATGACATGGACGAGTTCATCCGGCACACGTCTCCGGTGGCCACGTTCGGCCGGACGGTCACCCGCGACACCGAGGTCGGCGGCTGTCCGATGCGCAAGGGGGGATCGGGTGTTGGTGCGCTTCGACTCGGCCAACCGCGATGA
- a CDS encoding hypothetical protein (frameshifted, insertion at around 4571452,4571765), whose protein sequence is MSVEHFATDVVQYHSRRRPAEPAIEDVRTGAVSTWGDLERQVAGLAGALVDEFGVGRGDRVAVLAANHPWVLILQFACMRIGAMLVPLNFRLAQPELEFCCIDSEPTVLLHDAAWAEMATRVRAAAGVPHLASFGVENADHDIVAAAERAAPRSAAPIVDVTDAVQLIYTSGTTGRPKAAICTHRMLHYQMLNSLDPYELTSRSRYLAVLPFFHAAGLNSMTNPILALGGTVAVVPAFDPAEVVGLFAEPANGFTHFSGAPVMYQVMARVPAFAEADFGHMRHGQVGGGFLNYEVTKAFHDRGWPLSPGYGATEMGPIVSVVRPSDTLAKFGSCGDPVQYTNIRIVGADGRDVGDGEAGGVVGQRACSDGRLLAAGACRRPGIRGGVVPHRRCRQTRRGRFPDDGRPVQGHV, encoded by the coding sequence ATGAGCGTGGAGCATTTTGCAACCGACGTCGTGCAGTATCACTCGCGCCGCCGGCCTGCCGAACCGGCAATCGAGGACGTGCGCACGGGTGCGGTGAGTACCTGGGGTGACCTCGAGCGTCAGGTGGCGGGCCTGGCCGGGGCGCTCGTCGACGAGTTCGGCGTCGGTCGTGGTGACCGGGTCGCGGTGCTGGCCGCCAACCACCCGTGGGTATTGATCCTGCAGTTCGCGTGCATGCGGATCGGGGCGATGCTGGTTCCGTTGAACTTCCGTCTCGCACAGCCCGAGCTCGAGTTCTGCTGCATCGACTCCGAGCCCACCGTGCTCCTCCACGACGCGGCCTGGGCGGAGATGGCGACGCGAGTCCGCGCCGCGGCGGGGGTGCCCCACCTGGCTTCGTTCGGTGTCGAGAATGCGGACCATGACATCGTCGCGGCGGCCGAGCGCGCCGCTCCCCGCAGCGCAGCGCCCATCGTCGACGTCACCGATGCGGTCCAGCTGATCTATACCTCCGGAACCACCGGACGTCCCAAGGCGGCGATCTGCACGCACCGGATGCTGCATTATCAGATGCTGAACTCTCTGGATCCGTACGAACTGACCTCGCGCAGCCGCTATCTGGCTGTGTTGCCGTTCTTTCACGCCGCCGGCCTGAACAGCATGACGAACCCGATCCTGGCGCTGGGCGGCACGGTGGCAGTGGTCCCCGCGTTCGACCCGGCCGAGGTCGTAGGGTTGTTTGCCGAACCGGCGAACGGATTCACCCACTTCTCCGGAGCGCCGGTGATGTATCAGGTGATGGCGCGGGTTCCGGCGTTTGCCGAAGCCGACTTCGGTCACATGCGCCACGGCCAGGTCGGTGGTGGGTTCCTCAATTACGAAGTGACCAAGGCCTTTCACGACCGGGGCTGGCCGCTGAGCCCCGGATACGGGGCCACCGAGATGGGCCCCATCGTCAGCGTGGTGCGGCCGTCGGACACTCTGGCGAAATTCGGATCCTGCGGTGATCCCGTGCAGTACACCAACATTCGCATTGTCGGTGCCGACGGCCGTGATGTCGGCGACGGCGAGGCGGGGGGAGTTGTGGGCCAACGGGCCTGCAGTGACGGCCGGCTATTGGCGGCGGGAGCGTGCCGACGACCCGGCATTCGCGGGGGAGTGGTTCCGCACCGGAGATGCCGTCAAACGCGACGCGGACGGTTTCCTGACGATGGTCGACCGGTTCAAGGACATGTATAA
- a CDS encoding hypothetical protein (frameshifted, deletion at around 4582159), with protein MSTATKVTNTLRRQRGMTPQAAQAAVDSACRRLRLPTVRAVIDEAVKVAEREQLTYHGFLAELLLAECDDRDRRSTLRRVAAAGFPRQKWLGDFDFDANPNINAATVHTVAQGDWIRRGDPLCLIGDSGTGKSHLLIGVGTAAAEQGFRVRYTLATKLVNELVEAADEKQLARTIARYGRVDLLCIDELGYMELDRRGAGCCSKYSLNARKRRQ; from the coding sequence ATGAGCACGGCCACGAAAGTCACCAACACCCTGCGCCGCCAACGCGGGATGACCCCACAAGCGGCCCAAGCCGCCGTCGATTCCGCATGCCGACGCCTGCGGTTGCCGACCGTGCGTGCGGTGATCGACGAAGCAGTGAAAGTCGCCGAGCGTGAACAGCTCACCTACCACGGCTTCCTCGCCGAACTGCTCCTGGCCGAATGCGATGACCGGGACCGCCGATCCACCTTGCGGCGAGTCGCAGCGGCCGGGTTTCCACGTCAGAAATGGTTGGGCGACTTCGATTTCGACGCCAACCCAAACATCAACGCCGCCACCGTACATACCGTCGCCCAAGGCGATTGGATACGCCGAGGCGACCCGCTCTGCCTGATCGGCGACTCGGGCACCGGCAAGTCCCACCTGCTCATTGGTGTGGGCACCGCCGCCGCCGAGCAAGGCTTCCGCGTCCGCTACACACTGGCGACCAAACTGGTCAACGAACTCGTCGAGGCCGCCGATGAAAAGCAACTCGCCCGCACGATCGCCCGCTACGGCCGCGTCGATCTTTTATGTATCGACGAACTCGGCTACATGGAACTCGACCGCCGGGGCGCGGGTTGCTGTTCCAAGTACTCACTGAACGCGAGGAAAAGGCGTCAGTAG
- a CDS encoding cytochrome P450 yields MVGILRLRPTFAIRLCLRAAGATLLYQTLFGIVATVAIRIGRAAVDQFDHHSQYFAQHWRDIYADMRQHCPVAHSDRHDGFSILTRYDDIKKVLADPETFVSGRDLSLGGKIVGGGATVPTNPVRMGMMEMDPPVSQAYRKLLAPLLSRKAIDAYRPRMQEIVSWTIDRVIESGSIDFVDAIANPLPAMVSLDYFGLSLDKWEQYATTLHKAVYREKGSVRDLMALVDDVRSTVAERRPTAGQRGDLVDALLTGEVDGKPLDDEMVTELLFMLLNGGIDTSTALIAHMFGYLGEHPGDREALIADPALIPLAVDEMLRYFPPGTGVARTVAKEVEIEGHRFAPGDRVYCAIGGANLDPAVFQHPDEVHLDRENSAKHLSFGFGVHRCLGSFLAPMELTLLLGEVLRRMPDYVIDRARVRQYPTIPLVNGYLAMPATFTPGPRVLTGFDNALPVRLEPATAS; encoded by the coding sequence TTGGTTGGAATCCTCCGGCTCCGCCCGACATTCGCAATCCGGTTGTGCCTACGGGCCGCGGGAGCAACCTTGCTCTACCAAACGCTGTTTGGTATCGTGGCCACCGTCGCCATCCGGATCGGGAGAGCCGCAGTGGATCAGTTCGACCATCACTCGCAATATTTCGCCCAGCATTGGCGTGACATCTATGCCGATATGCGCCAGCACTGCCCCGTGGCGCACAGCGATCGACACGACGGCTTTTCGATCCTGACCCGCTATGACGACATCAAGAAGGTCCTGGCCGACCCCGAGACTTTCGTCAGCGGCCGCGATCTGTCCCTCGGCGGCAAGATTGTCGGCGGTGGTGCGACGGTGCCGACCAACCCGGTCCGGATGGGCATGATGGAAATGGATCCGCCGGTCTCCCAGGCCTACCGCAAGTTATTGGCCCCGCTGTTGTCGCGCAAGGCAATTGATGCGTATCGCCCCAGGATGCAGGAGATCGTGTCGTGGACGATCGACCGTGTCATCGAGTCCGGCAGCATCGATTTCGTCGACGCGATCGCCAACCCGCTTCCCGCCATGGTTTCCCTGGACTATTTCGGCCTGTCGCTGGACAAGTGGGAGCAGTACGCCACGACGTTGCACAAGGCCGTGTATCGGGAGAAGGGTTCGGTGCGCGACCTGATGGCGCTCGTCGACGACGTGCGGTCGACCGTTGCCGAGCGGCGGCCTACGGCCGGGCAACGCGGTGATCTGGTCGATGCATTGCTGACCGGCGAGGTCGACGGTAAACCGCTCGACGACGAGATGGTCACCGAGTTGTTGTTCATGCTGCTCAACGGGGGTATTGATACCTCCACCGCGCTGATCGCGCACATGTTCGGCTACCTGGGTGAGCATCCCGGCGACCGCGAGGCACTGATCGCCGACCCGGCCCTGATTCCGCTCGCCGTAGACGAGATGCTGCGATACTTTCCGCCAGGCACCGGGGTGGCCCGCACCGTCGCGAAGGAAGTGGAGATCGAGGGCCACCGATTCGCGCCGGGTGACCGTGTGTACTGCGCGATCGGCGGGGCCAACCTTGACCCCGCGGTCTTCCAGCATCCTGACGAGGTGCACCTGGACCGCGAAAACAGTGCCAAGCACTTGTCTTTCGGCTTCGGCGTGCATCGCTGCCTCGGATCATTCCTGGCGCCGATGGAGCTGACCCTGCTGCTCGGCGAGGTTCTTCGGCGGATGCCCGACTACGTCATCGACCGTGCGCGGGTCCGGCAGTATCCGACGATCCCGCTGGTCAACGGCTATCTGGCGATGCCGGCCACGTTCACCCCCGGCCCACGCGTGCTGACCGGCTTCGACAACGCGCTACCGGTCCGGTTGGAGCCGGCGACCGCGTCCTGA
- the istA_2 gene encoding transposase (frameshifted, deletion at around 4583087): MELFAQIRRDARVEGLGIRALARKYKVGRDTVRHALANPEPPRRKTPVRESPKLGPLKPAIDAMLRTDLDAPRKQRHTATRICNRLADEHGVEDVSYSSVRDYVRVRRAEIIAESGKQAQEAFVPQEHPPGAEAEVDFGEVHVILAGVRTRCYMFVFRMSMSGKAVHRVYATQSQEAFLEGHIEAFDVIGGIPVRHIRYDNLKSAVTSVVFGRGRGRVENDRWVLFRSFYGFDPFYCQPGVKGAHEKGGVEGEIGRFRRTWLTPMPEVDSLSELNDYIRRCEAREDHRRVTGRLHTVGQDFQTEREHLAALPAERFDPGLVLHPRVDRSALITARSAKYSVPARLIGRKVRVSLRASELVVFDGRTIAARHERVTTRNGQSINLDHYLEVLHCKPGALPGSTALAQARAAGTFTAAHEAFWQQARRVDGDAGGTRSLIDVLLLHRACALPM; encoded by the coding sequence GTGGAGCTGTTCGCCCAGATACGTAGGGACGCCCGGGTCGAGGGTTTGGGTATTCGGGCGCTTGCTCGTAAGTACAAGGTTGGCCGGGATACGGTCCGGCACGCGTTGGCGAATCCGGAGCCGCCGAGGCGGAAGACACCGGTGCGGGAGTCGCCGAAACTGGGCCCGCTCAAACCTGCGATTGATGCGATGCTGCGGACCGATCTGGATGCGCCCCGCAAGCAACGCCACACTGCGACAAGGATTTGCAATCGTCTGGCCGATGAACACGGCGTTGAGGATGTGTCGTATTCGTCGGTGCGTGACTATGTCCGGGTCCGTCGTGCGGAGATCATCGCCGAGTCCGGTAAGCAGGCGCAGGAAGCGTTCGTGCCGCAGGAACACCCGCCCGGCGCTGAAGCTGAGGTTGATTTCGGCGAGGTTCACGTCATCCTCGCTGGTGTCAGAACCCGCTGCTACATGTTCGTTTTCCGAATGTCGATGTCCGGCAAGGCAGTCCATCGGGTGTATGCGACTCAGTCGCAGGAGGCGTTCCTCGAAGGCCACATCGAAGCATTCGACGTGATCGGCGGCATCCCGGTGCGCCATATCCGCTACGACAACTTGAAGTCTGCGGTCACCTCGGTGGTGTTCGGCCGCGGTCGGGGCAGGGTCGAGAACGACCGGTGGGTGCTGTTCAGATCGTTCTACGGGTTCGACCCGTTCTACTGCCAGCCGGGAGTGAAAGGCGCCCACGAGAAAGGCGGAGTCGAGGGCGAGATCGGACGTTTCCGCCGCACCTGGCTCACGCCCATGCCGGAAGTGGACTCGCTGTCAGAGCTCAACGACTACATCCGCCGCTGCGAAGCACGTGAGGATCATCGGCGGGTCACCGGCCGGCTGCACACCGTGGGCCAGGACTTCCAGACCGAACGAGAACATCTCGCCGCTCTGCCTGCCGAGCGGTTCGACCCGGGGCTGGTGCTGCATCCACGGGTGGACCGGTCGGCGCTGATCACGGCGCGGTCGGCGAAGTACTCGGTTCCCGCCCGGTTGATCGGACGCAAAGTCAGGGTGTCGCTGCGGGCCTCGGAGTTGGTCGTCTTCGACGGCCGCACTATCGCCGCACGCCATGAACGCGTCACGACCCGCAACGGGCAATCGATCAACCTCGACCACTATCTGGAGGTGTTGCACTGCAAACCCGGCGCGTTGCCCGGCTCCACCGCGCTTGCTCAGGCCCGCGCCGCCGGCACTTTCACCGCAGCGCACGAGGCGTTCTGGCAGCAGGCCCGCCGCGTCGACGGCGATGCTGGCGGGACTCGCTCGCTAATCGACGTGCTGCTGCTGCACCGAGCATGCGCGCTACCGATGTGA
- the paaG_2 gene encoding enoyl-CoA hydratase gives MSVTETIDSDGVAELVVHHPPANAYTIADLARLTELLRSYEHRDEVRVVVLRAEGKGFCAGGDLKEVQGLPGFEGILGQARGSQDSSLAIAECAVPVIGCVHGYCVGVGVLLAGTCDVLIGSTATKFVLAEVDNGATTGGVQALGLLPEKRMRAAMFTCEPFDIAELHAYGSVYHVEPTVEAAVDRAREVAATVAAKSPRVVRAMKKSLNNTAARDLRTLYRQELSYTFELNMLGDASAARQTFLDRSRAGYLDEGR, from the coding sequence GTGTCCGTAACGGAGACAATCGATTCCGATGGAGTCGCCGAGCTGGTGGTACACCATCCGCCCGCCAACGCCTACACCATCGCGGATCTGGCGAGGCTCACCGAACTGCTGCGCAGCTATGAGCACCGCGACGAGGTACGGGTCGTGGTGCTGCGGGCCGAGGGCAAGGGCTTCTGCGCGGGCGGTGATCTGAAGGAGGTTCAAGGTCTACCCGGCTTCGAGGGCATTCTCGGACAGGCCAGGGGTTCCCAAGACTCCAGCTTGGCGATCGCCGAATGCGCGGTACCGGTGATCGGTTGCGTACACGGTTACTGCGTCGGGGTGGGGGTGCTGTTGGCCGGCACCTGTGACGTGCTGATAGGCAGTACCGCAACGAAATTCGTTCTCGCCGAGGTCGACAACGGCGCGACTACCGGAGGCGTGCAGGCGCTCGGACTGCTGCCGGAGAAGCGGATGCGCGCGGCGATGTTCACCTGCGAACCGTTCGACATCGCCGAGCTGCATGCCTACGGCAGTGTTTACCATGTCGAGCCGACCGTGGAGGCCGCGGTGGACAGGGCCCGGGAGGTCGCAGCGACTGTCGCCGCCAAGTCGCCGCGGGTGGTGCGCGCGATGAAAAAGTCGCTGAACAACACCGCCGCCCGTGATCTGCGCACCCTCTATCGGCAAGAGCTCAGCTACACCTTCGAGCTCAACATGCTCGGCGATGCCTCGGCCGCCCGGCAGACGTTCCTCGACCGCAGCCGCGCGGGCTACCTGGACGAGGGTCGCTGA
- a CDS encoding putative short-chain type dehydrogenase/reductase, protein MTGRVAGKVALITGAARGQGRSHALRLAQEGADIIALDICRQIESVPYPLATPEDLEETARQVKELGQSVVTHEADVRDADALIAAVNDGVAQLGRLDIVIANAGILSVGASFELSEQTWSQVIDTNLSGVWRTTKAAVPHLIAGGNGGSIILTSSIAGLIGQPGIGHYVAAKHGVVGLMKTLALELAPLNIRVNSIHPTNVDTGMIMNESTYRVFLPDDPHPTREKFAVPAGEMNALPVPWIEPGDVSNAVLFLASDEARYITGISLPIDAGAVIK, encoded by the coding sequence ATGACCGGACGTGTCGCCGGAAAGGTTGCGTTGATCACGGGAGCGGCGCGCGGCCAGGGGCGTAGCCACGCGCTACGGCTTGCCCAGGAGGGCGCCGACATCATCGCGCTCGACATCTGTCGTCAAATCGAGTCGGTGCCGTATCCCCTCGCCACTCCCGAGGATCTCGAGGAGACCGCCCGCCAGGTCAAGGAACTCGGGCAGAGCGTGGTCACCCACGAGGCCGACGTCCGCGACGCCGACGCGCTGATAGCCGCGGTGAACGACGGAGTGGCTCAACTCGGGCGCCTCGACATCGTGATAGCCAACGCCGGGATCCTCTCCGTCGGTGCGTCTTTCGAGCTGTCCGAACAGACCTGGTCGCAGGTGATCGACACCAATCTGTCCGGAGTGTGGCGCACCACCAAAGCGGCGGTGCCGCATCTGATCGCTGGCGGCAACGGCGGATCGATCATATTGACCAGCAGCATCGCCGGCCTCATCGGCCAGCCAGGAATCGGGCACTACGTTGCGGCCAAGCACGGGGTGGTCGGGTTGATGAAGACGCTGGCCCTCGAGTTGGCACCGCTGAACATCCGCGTCAACAGCATCCATCCGACCAACGTCGACACCGGCATGATCATGAACGAGTCGACGTATCGCGTTTTCCTGCCGGACGATCCGCACCCGACCAGGGAGAAGTTCGCCGTGCCCGCCGGGGAGATGAACGCGCTGCCGGTGCCGTGGATCGAGCCTGGCGATGTGAGCAACGCGGTGCTGTTCCTGGCCAGCGACGAGGCTCGATACATCACCGGGATCTCACTGCCCATCGACGCGGGGGCCGTGATCAAGTGA
- the hmgA_2 gene encoding hypothetical protein: MLYRTNDPTVFRTEGRFRSTSVMLGDIKPDDLTDPRGNPQRMYYNADATIWLSRRAEPMPFYRRNVDGDECWFVHRGSGTVETEFGPIAYEQGDYVVIPKAITHRFVVDPGETMLFGIETVGELRAPTYVGLGRHAPFDPDVIRVPEPAATVSDRDEYEIRVKYDNEYSTIYVDHHPCDVQGWKGDYFPFAFNIADWNVIMSDSLHLPPSMHCFLVADGINIINLLPRPFESIQGVERIPWFHRNADYDEIALIHGGKSLGRPLKAGLVSHDPQGIHHGFPDRARIKSRREWDEHSRIEWEIIMVEAARPLKLDPVVGG, encoded by the coding sequence GTGCTGTACCGCACCAATGACCCGACGGTGTTCCGCACCGAAGGTCGGTTCCGGTCGACCAGCGTCATGCTCGGCGATATCAAACCCGATGACCTGACCGACCCGCGTGGCAATCCACAACGCATGTACTACAACGCCGATGCCACCATCTGGTTGTCCCGGCGGGCCGAGCCGATGCCGTTCTATCGACGCAACGTCGACGGCGACGAGTGCTGGTTCGTGCACCGCGGGTCGGGAACGGTCGAAACGGAATTCGGCCCGATCGCCTACGAGCAAGGCGATTACGTCGTCATTCCCAAGGCGATCACGCACCGATTCGTGGTTGACCCCGGCGAGACCATGTTGTTCGGTATCGAGACGGTCGGTGAGTTGCGGGCGCCCACCTATGTGGGACTCGGCCGGCATGCCCCCTTCGACCCCGACGTGATCCGGGTGCCAGAGCCTGCCGCCACCGTCTCGGATCGGGACGAATACGAGATCCGGGTCAAATACGACAACGAGTACTCGACGATCTATGTCGACCATCATCCGTGCGACGTACAGGGCTGGAAGGGAGATTACTTCCCGTTCGCGTTCAATATCGCCGACTGGAATGTGATCATGTCCGACAGCCTGCACCTGCCTCCATCGATGCATTGCTTCCTGGTGGCGGACGGCATCAACATCATCAACCTGCTCCCGCGGCCGTTCGAGTCGATCCAGGGCGTCGAGCGCATCCCCTGGTTCCACCGCAACGCCGACTACGACGAAATCGCGTTGATCCACGGTGGGAAATCACTCGGCCGCCCGCTCAAAGCTGGTCTGGTGAGCCATGATCCGCAGGGCATCCATCACGGCTTCCCCGATCGCGCTCGCATCAAGTCTCGCCGCGAATGGGATGAACACTCCAGGATCGAATGGGAGATCATCATGGTCGAGGCGGCCCGGCCGCTGAAGTTGGATCCCGTCGTCGGAGGCTGA